From a region of the Vanrija pseudolonga chromosome 2, complete sequence genome:
- the SPAC922.05c_4 gene encoding UNC93-like protein, whose amino-acid sequence MSTTTTPAVLESGATQKRVWYRSPITAAFVLGACNFAAPGLWGAMNSLGAGGQQTPWLVNSANALTFCLMILTATLSSTIANLVGVNWAVFLGGVGFVPYSAALYCNNVFGTRWFVLFGAATCGLSAGLFWGIEAGIAIAYPEPFRLGKFLGIWLSFRVAGQILGGAVNLGLNATRDQAGAVNSKVYIVFIALQVVGPFIAFLLPRPHKVQRLDGKAVKIYSYISLWEELKKTGKVFFTKEYILVIPLIAQAVFPESYTNTYMATHFTVRVRALGSFVAAWACIIVGNAIGKFLDAKNVSLKVRARAAFIFIMTTRGAWWIWAIIIDKNFPGGGQAIDWTSPYFGRTFALYVFLGASFQTHYLFLYFVIKNIVSKHEDATRAAGLLRAVESASQAVAYGTSSIASFAQLPSAALNFGLWGLAIIPAWIVVRNIGVEYFGPQNDESDDDGEDKLDREQAAVDAKH is encoded by the exons cgtcctcggcgcatGTAACTTTGCAGCCCCTGGTC TCTGGGGCGCGATGaactcgctcggcgcaggcggccagCAGACGCCGTGGCTCGTCAACTCGGCCAACGCGCTCACTTTCTGCCTGATGATCCTGACCGCAACGCTGTCCTCGACGatcgccaacctcgtcggcgtcaactGGGCGGTCTttctcggcggcgtcggctttGTGCCGTACTCGGCCGCGCTGTACTGCAACAACGTGTTCGGCACGCGCTGGTTCGTGCTCTTCGGCGCTGCGACGTGCGGCCTGAGTGCCGGCCTGTTCTGGGGTATCGAGGCGGGTATTGCGATCGCGTACCCCGAGCCATTCCGCCTCGGCAAGTTCCTCGGTATCTGGCTGTCCTTCCGTGTTGCTGGCCAGATTCTGGGCGGTGCAGTCAAC ctcggcctcaacgCCACCCGTGATCAGGCTGGAGCCGTCAACTCGAAGGTCTACATCGTTTTCATCGCCCTCCAGGTCGTGGGACCATTC ATCGCgttcctcctcccccgcccgcacAAGGTTCAACGGCTGGACGGCAAGGCGGTCAAGATCTACTCCTACATCTCGCTCTGggaggagctcaagaagaCGGGCAAAGTCTTCTTCACCaaggag tacatcctcgtcatcccTCTGATTGCCCAGGCCGTGTTCCCCGAGTCGTACACCAACACGTACATGGCGACGCACTTCACCGTGCGAGTGCGCGCCCTCGGCTCGTTCGTCGCCGCATGGGCGTGCATCATTGTCGGCAACGCCATTGGC AAattcctcgacgccaagaaCGTCTCGCTcaaggtgcgcgcgcgcgccgccttcaTCTTCATCATGACGACccgcggcgcgtggtggaTCTGGGCGATCA TCATTGACAAGAACTTCCCCGGCGGTGGCCAGGCGATCGACTGGACGAGCCCGTACTTCGGACGCACGTTCGCGCTGtacgtcttcctcggcgcgtccTTCCAGACGCACTACCTCTTCCTGTACTTCGTCATCAAGAACATTGTGTCCAAGCACGAGGACGCGACGCGTGCCGCCGGTCTGCTGCGTGCGGTCGAGAGCGCGTCCCAGGCCGTCGCGTACGGCACGTCGTCTATCGCGAGCTTTGCCCAGCTCCcgtccgccgcgctcaacttCGGCTTGTGGGGCCTCGCCATCATCCCGGCGTGGATCGTCGTGCGTAACATCGGCGTCGAGTACTTTGGCCCCCAGAACGACGAGTCGGATGACGACGGAGAGGACAAGCTTGATCGCGAGCAGGCGGCCGTGGACGCCAAGCACTAG
- the asaE_21 gene encoding MFS transporter asaE → MGDAGVEAKTGDGAASLTAPLARAPSRRKTSQQQQKHKHLFSVPLPHLWTHGHELEQELESLLHTITTLPPHLRHHRDEELYTLVNDSLATLRTGAPLERTTTITTLGLGPPPDGGREAWLCIISAFLILASVFGFVTSMGQLNAYYLSHQLSGYSKSKVAWIASCQSTLNFVPSVLWGRVFDAHGARGLVISGTVVCFLALVAVAFSHEFYQFLLAHMLFGIGASLTYSPATSVAPHWFLRHRSTAVGIIVCGAGLGGVVYPIMIKQLTDLLVFRDAILIIAGVTAALMLPACVWLKTRLPPHRPPAWRDLSKPWREKEYAFLVLGAAVFTLNFFTPYFDAPVLAANNLAPNVASYAVALLQTGSFVGRVLAGVLADKVGVWNLFGSVGFATPIWVLATWIPHVGSAGGIVALLGYGVLSGAWITLVSASAAAISPTREIGLRLGMLWSATGPPILIGPSVSGQLIAATGGKFTYAGVFCGVTLFAGAVLIVVPHVGNWLRRRKRRVAEDETPAGFESVAPRSSSTSSPSLQLRDLGEVHDGAEAKDDDAEATFGPETSASTTLVDIASLNKP, encoded by the exons ATGGGCGACGCTGGAGTGGAGGCGAAGACCGGAgacggcgcagcgtcgcTGACTGCGCCACTggcacgcgcgccgtcccgccGTAAAACGTCGCAGCAACAACAAAAGCACAAGCACCTCTTCTCCGTGCCCCTCCCGCACCTCTGGACCCacggccacgagctcgagcaggaaCTCGAGTCCCTCCTTCACACTATCACCACGCTCCCTCCACACCTGAGACACCATCGAGACGAGGAGCTGTACACGCTCGTGAATGACAGCTTGGCGACACTGCGGACCGGTGCGCCGCTGGAGCGCACGACAACGATCACGACGCTAGGTCTCGGTCCACCGCCTGACGGAGGGCGTGAAGCGTGGCTGTGTATCATCTCGGCgttcctcatcctcgccagCGTCTTCGGCTTCG TCACCAGCATGGGACAACTTAACGCCTACTACCTCAGTCACCAGCTCAGCGGATATTCCAAGTCGAAGGTGGC ATGGATCGCAAGTTGCCAGAGCACGCTCAACTTCGTTCCCTCCGTACTTTGGGGACGCGTGTTCGACGCACACGGAGCACGCGGCCTAGTCATCTCCGGCACGGTGGTGtgcttcctcgccctcgtcgccgtggctT TCTCGCACGAGTTCTACCAGTTCCTACTCGCCCACATGCTCTTCGGGATCGGCGCGAGCCTGACCTACTCCCCCGCAACAAGCGTCGCGCCCCACTGGTTCCTCCGGCACCGGAGCACGGCGGTGGGCATCATCGTGTGCGGTGcggggcttggcggcgtggTGTACCCCATCATGATCAAGCAGCTTACCGACCTGTTGG TGTTCCGCGACGCCATCCTCATCATTGCCGGCGTGACCGCCGCACTCATGCTCCCCGCGTGTGTGTGGCTCAAGACTCGCCTGCCGCCACAcaggccgccggcgtggcgtgaCCTCAGCAAGCCGTGGCGCGAGAAGGAGTATGCGTTCCTCGTGCTCGGTGCAGCCGTGTTCACACTCAA CTTCTTCACGCCGTACTTTGACGCGCCTGTACTCGCGGCCAACAACCTCGCCCCAAACGTGGCGTCGTACGCCGTCGCACTCCTCCAGACAGGCTCGTTCGTGGGCCGCGTGCTGGCCGGCGTCCTAGCCGACAAAGTCGGCGTGTGGAACCTCTTCGGGAGCGTGGGCTTCGCCACGCCCATCTGGGTGCTCGCGACGTGGATCCCGCACGTCGGGTCAGCGGGTGGcatcgtcgcgctgctcgggtACGGCGTGCTCTCCGGAGCGTGGATCACGCTCgtgtccgcctcggcggcggccatctcgcccacCCGCGAGATTGGGTTGCGGCTCGGCATGCTctggtcggcgacggggccGCCTATCCTCATTGGGCCGAGCGTGAGCGGGCAGTTGATCGCAGCGACAGGGGGAAAGTTTACCTACGCTGGCGTGTTTTGTGGGGTCACGCTGTTCGCTGGCGCGGTGCTGATCGTCGTGCCGCATGTTGGCAACTGGCTGAGGAGGCGGAAGCGGCgagtcgccgaggacgagaccCCGGCGGGGTTTGAGTCGGTTGCTCCGCGGAGTAGCAGTACCAGCAGCCCATCACTCCAGCTTCGCGACCTCGGTGAGgtgcacgacggcgccgaggcaaaggacgacgacgcggaggcCACGTTCGGCCCTGaaacgagcgcgagcaccaCACTCGTCGACATTGCCTCCCTCAACAAACCCTAG
- the mfs1_5 gene encoding MFS siderochrome iron transporter 1 — protein MSVNEKATAATFAPEKAEAPIDLSKKARDDDETFVDTESLVSDITLTAKREGIKPAFLAKVEVLNKAIAEIGMGRYQYELFFSAGFGWFADNIWLQGIAIIMPAVANEWRGYPEVRLATLALYVGLIIGATFWGCSCDIIGRRLAWNCTLVIGGIFGIAAGATNNFTAFAAMIACCGFGVGGNMPVDGTMFLEFLPGKQQYLLTLLSVWWAVGQVVASLIAWAFLARWGCETPKAGTFCTKESNMGWRYTYYTLGAMMIFLWALRFFVMPVYESPKFLASIGKDAAAVDIIHKIAKRNGKESSLTVQDLERAASPYLSAEEKGKVETKFSTMELLKNSFEDVSFEHVRALFSTPRLALSTSLITLCYASLGLAYPLYNGFLGTYLAQKYQDIGNMNLSDTYASYTYQAACGIPGSILAAFMVDWSRSGRKLAMASFTLLAGIFLFALTQAKTQVQVNALTSIAAFFENAFYGVLYGYAPELFPTPSRGTGDAICSAASRVTGLFAPIIAVYSKAGLTPNGPVYASAGIFVATAFIMLALPVETRGRTAL, from the exons ATGTCCGTCAACGAGAAGGCTACGGCCGCGACGTTCGCGCCTGAGAAGGCAGAGGCGCCCATCGACCTGTCGAAGAAGGCGcgcgatgacgacgagacgTTCGTCGACACCGAGTCGCTCGTCTCCGACATCACCCTCACGGCCAAGCGCGAGGGCATCAAGCcggccttcctcgccaaggtcgaggtgctcaaCAAGGCCATTGCGGAGATTGGAATGGGCAGATATCAGTATGAGCTGTTCTTCTCCGCTGGGTTCGGCTGGTTCGCCGACAACATTT ggCTCCAGGGCATCGCCATCATCatgcccgccgtcgccaacgaGTGGCGCGGCTACCCCGAGGTCCGTCTCGCCACGCTGGCGCTCTACGTCGGTCTCATCATCGGCGCGACGTTCTGGGGCTGCTCGTGCGACATTATTGG ccgccgcctcgcgtgGAACTGCACCCTTGTTATCGGCGGCATCTTCGGTatcgctgccggcgcgaccAACAACTTCACTGCGTTCGCCGCCATGATTGCGTGCTGTGGTTTCGGTGTGGGCGGTAACATGCCCGTTGACGGCACAATGTTCC TCGAGTTCCTCCCCGGAAAGCAGCAGTACCTCCTCACGCTCCTCTCGGTGTGGTGGGCTgtcggccaggtcgtcgcgtcgctcaTCGCGTGGGCGTTCCTCGCGCGCTGGGGCTGCGAGACGCCCAAGGCCGGCACCTTCTGCACCAAGGAGTCCAACATGGGCTGGCGCTACACCTACtacacgctcggcgcgatgATGATCTTCCTGTGGGCGCTCCGTTTCTTCGTCATGCCCGTGTACGAGTCGCCCAAGTTCCTCGCCTCGATCGGcaaggacgcggcggccgtcgacaTCATCCACAAGATCGCCAAGCGCAACGGCAAGGAGAGCAGCCTCACGGTGCaggacctcgagcgcgccgcgtcccccTACCTCtccgccgaggagaagggcaaggtcgAGACCAAGTTCTCGACCATGGAGCTGCTCAAGAACTCGTTCGAGGACGTGTCGTTCGAGCACGTCCGCGCGCTCTTCTCGAccccgcgcctcgccctctccaCCTCGCTCATCACCCTCTGCTACGCGTCTCTCGGCCTCGCGTACCCCCTGTACAACGGTTTCCTCGGCACCTACCTCGCGCAAAAGTACCAGGACATTGGCAACATGAACCTCAGCGACACGTACGCCAGCTACACGTACCAGGCGGCATGCGGTATTCCCGGCTCGATCCTTGCCGCGTTCATGGTCGACTGGAGCCGGTCGGGCCGCAAGCTCGCCATGGCCTCGTTTACCCTGCTCGCCGGCATCTTCCTGTTCGCGCTTACCCAGGCCAAGACGCAGGTGCAGGTCAACGCTCTGACCTCGATTGCGGCATTCTTTGAGAACGCGTTCT ACGGCGTGCTGTACGGCTACGCTCCCGAGCTCTTCCCCACGCCTTCGCGCGGCACAGGTGACGCCATctgctcggccgcgtcgcgcgtcacCGGTCTGTTCGCGCCCATTATCGCCGTCTACTCCAAGGCTGGCCTGACGCCCAACGGCCCCGTGTACGCTTCGGCCGGCATCTTTGTGGC CACTGCCTTTATCATGCTCGCACTCCCTGTCGAGACTCGTGGCAGGACAGCCCTCTGA
- the SCO3172_3 gene encoding Baeyer-Villiger monooxygenase, translating to MGFDKNHPVRVVVIGGGISGIAQGIRLKQELGDKVAITILEKRASPGGVWRDSKWAGAGVDVPIHLYQLGGELNPDWPTVYASQPEVLAYWEGLVDKHGLRDNFLFNSEFIGSEWNSDTQSHTVFVQNAVTGNKLKLEAEVLVSAAGPLAKPQLPDIPGVKSFAGPYFHNLRWDSDVKLEGKRVAVIGNGSSGIQLVPGVAALPGVTLTHYIRSGGYFVPKPQRNYSALERFAFNWIPGIQHAYRLYLLRIHDQTWSTRHVHDASRSSPEEIFLLDYLKKTAPAEYLDALTPNYPLGSKRTALNLGWLETLHRDNVELTNTTITKVHPTGIETADGKLREHDVIIYATGSDVPYQGVGVNTNLHGEGGLELEQYWKSIGGPQAYAGVAVPHFPNYFIIIGPNGTAGSWGWTININTAAIARIVRELVDYGISSVQPREAPFKAHNKAVQKYLKHSAAATKETNNWWRTDEGLITVVNPQAGLAEWWSKLSTKWSDWDAVRATKGPDGKTRLTKVDVNGIKRRRRALKLAVVGAVSAATYYNWTGIVDFVTKESGELRKFIQG from the exons ATGGGCTTTGACAAGAACCACcccgtccgcgtcgtcgttaTTGGCGGCGGCATCTCCGGCATCGCGCAGGGCATCCGCCTGAAGCAGGAGCTgggcgacaaggtcgccaTCACG ATCCTCGAGAAGCGCGCGTCCCCCGGTGGCGTGTGGCGAGACTCCAAgtgggccggcgcgggcgtcgacgtcccCATCCACCTGtaccagctcggcggcgagctcaacCCCGACTGGCCGACGGTGTACGCCTCGCAGCCCGAGGTCCTGGCCTACTGGGAGGGCCTGGTCGACAAGCACGGCCTGCGGGACAACTTCCTCTTCAACTCGGAGTTCATTGGCTCCGAGTGGAACAGCGACACGCAGTCGCACACGGTGTTTGTGCAGAACGCCGTGACGGGcaacaagctcaagctcgaggccgaggtcctcGTGTCCGCCGCTGGCCCGCTTGCCAAGCCTCAGCTTCCCGACATTCCGGGCGTCAAGTCGTTCGCCGGACCTTACTTCCACAACCTGCGCTGGGACTCGGACGTCAAGCTTGAGGgcaagcgcgtcgccgtgatCGGTAACGGCTCGTCGGGCATCCAGCTCGTccccggcgtcgctgccctccCCGGCGTCACGCTCACCCACTACATCCGCTCGGGAGGCTACTTTGTGCCCAAGCCTCAGCGCAACTACAGCGCGCTTGAGCGCTTTGCATTCAACTGGATCCCCGGAATCCAGCACGCGTACCGCCTGTACCTGCTCCGTATCCACGACCAGACCTGGTCCACACGCCATGTTCACGAcgccagccgcagcagcccggAGGAGATCTTCCTGCTCGACTACCTCAAGaagacggcgccggcagAGTACCTCGATGCGTTGACACCCAACTACC CCCTCGGCTCCAAGCGTAccgcgctcaacctcggctgGCTCGAGACCCTTCACCGCGACAACGTCGAGCTCACCAACACGACCATCACCAAGGTGCACCCGACTGGCATTGAGACggccgacggcaagctccgcgagcacgacgtcaTCATCTACGCGACGGGCTCGGACGTCCCGTACCAGGGCGTGGGCGTCAACACCAACCTgcacggcgagggcgggctcgagctcgagcagtaCTGGAAGTCGATTGGCGGTCCGCAGGCGTACgctggcgtcgccgtcccccACTTCCCCAACTACTTCATCATCATCGGGCCGAACGGCACGGCCGGCTCGTGGGGCTGGACGATCAACATCAACACTGCGGCGATTGCGCGCATCgtgcgcgagctggtcgactATGGCATCTCGTCTGTCCAGCCGCGCGAGGCGCCGTTCAAGGCGCACAACAAGGCCGTGCAAAAGTACCTGAAGCACTCGGCTGCGGCGACCAAGGAGACCAACAACTGGTGGCGCACCGACGAGGGGCTGATCACCGTCGTCAACCCGCAGGCCGGGCTCGCCGAGTGGTGGAGCAAGCTCTCGACCAAGTGGTCCGACTGGGACGCTGTCCGCGCCACCAAGGGCCCGGATGGCAAGACGCGCCTCACCAAGGTCGACGTGAACGGCATCAAGCGCCGCAGGCGtgcgctcaagctcgccgtcgtcggcgccgtgtccgccgccacGTACTACAACTGGACGGGCATTGTCGACTTTGTCACCAAGGAGTcgggcgagctgcgcaagTTTATTCAGGGTTAG